One part of the Vibrio hyugaensis genome encodes these proteins:
- a CDS encoding DeoR/GlpR family DNA-binding transcription regulator: MNNLTIRQQSIIELVHQQEYCSIEDLAQQFEVTTQTIRRDINELCQLGLTLRHHGGVGLPATLSNRSYASRQITNQQEKQIISDEVVTAIPNGATLFLGIGTTIASIAERLANHSELRVVTNNFEAAHVLSHFENIETWIPGGRIRTNDRDVVDGSAEHFFGQFSADIGIIGCAGVTEIAQSHSDMINLGSTTIDTQPFAMEHELREAKVSKAILANSKQKWLVANKSKWQRRANTKVAPLNYFDRVFSN; the protein is encoded by the coding sequence ATGAATAACCTTACTATTCGCCAACAAAGCATTATTGAACTGGTTCATCAGCAAGAATATTGTTCGATAGAGGATCTTGCTCAGCAGTTTGAGGTCACAACACAAACCATTCGACGTGACATTAATGAGCTCTGTCAGTTAGGACTCACCCTGCGCCATCATGGTGGAGTAGGGCTTCCTGCAACACTCAGCAACCGCAGCTACGCCTCTCGTCAAATCACCAATCAACAAGAAAAGCAGATCATTTCCGATGAGGTGGTCACAGCTATCCCGAACGGTGCGACTCTGTTTCTAGGCATTGGAACAACCATCGCTTCGATTGCTGAGCGTCTAGCCAATCACAGTGAGTTACGCGTGGTGACCAATAACTTCGAAGCGGCGCATGTTCTTTCTCACTTTGAGAACATCGAAACTTGGATTCCGGGTGGGCGTATTCGTACCAACGATCGCGACGTGGTGGATGGCTCGGCGGAGCACTTCTTCGGTCAGTTTTCAGCAGATATTGGCATTATTGGTTGCGCGGGCGTAACCGAAATCGCGCAGTCTCATTCCGACATGATCAACCTCGGCAGCACAACGATTGATACTCAGCCGTTCGCGATGGAACATGAGTTGCGAGAAGCCAAAGTGAGCAAGGCTATTTTAGCCAACTCCAAACAAAAGTGGCTGGTGGCAAACAAGAGTAAATGGCAGCGAAGAGCCAACACTAAGGTGGCGCCACTTAATTATTTCGATCGCGTTTTCAGTAACTAA
- a CDS encoding universal stress protein, whose translation MKYKHILVALELSDESTVLIDRAVSMASYLGAEISFIHIDGTHGEIYRELVDIKANPDQRPLNEHSMECLKSFSDYMEQPLKHFFVGTGDLADKLEVTIKEQEVDLLICGHHQDFWSKIISYSRHLINKSPVDILVVPIHE comes from the coding sequence ATGAAATACAAACATATCCTAGTCGCACTGGAACTGTCTGATGAGAGTACTGTGTTGATTGACCGAGCGGTATCTATGGCGAGTTATCTCGGTGCCGAGATTTCATTTATTCATATCGATGGTACTCATGGCGAAATTTATCGTGAGCTTGTCGATATTAAAGCAAACCCAGACCAAAGACCGTTGAATGAACATTCGATGGAGTGCTTGAAGTCCTTTAGCGATTACATGGAGCAGCCATTGAAGCACTTCTTCGTAGGCACTGGTGACTTGGCGGACAAACTGGAAGTGACCATCAAAGAGCAAGAAGTTGATCTACTGATTTGTGGTCACCACCAAGATTTCTGGAGCAAGATCATTTCTTACTCAAGACATCTAATCAACAAGTCTCCGGTAGATATTCTGGTTGTGCCGATTCACGAGTAG
- a CDS encoding DUF6482 family protein yields the protein MNLLIESVEGGIYLAYNVQNQTRSLILNEHKSPLKFASLCEARDHFRGEGYSSAKLVHLNASDEMCGE from the coding sequence ATGAATCTTTTGATTGAATCGGTCGAGGGTGGTATCTACCTCGCTTACAACGTACAAAACCAAACTAGATCATTGATCTTGAACGAGCACAAAAGCCCACTCAAGTTTGCCAGCCTCTGCGAGGCAAGAGACCACTTTCGAGGAGAAGGATACTCCTCAGCAAAACTGGTTCACCTCAACGCATCCGATGAGATGTGTGGAGAATGA
- a CDS encoding ABC-F family ATP-binding cassette domain-containing protein, which translates to MPVLQAYNISHQFGNGETLFQQISCSITKRRVGLVGRNGVGKSVFASILSGEQTSTSGTVTLPRSFAVYRQQPSHLLAGELSIAQFLAKDKVLSALKQIEMGDCSEHLFEVVGEQWDLPIQLAKQLETMGLPPQPDFPCSQLSGGQLARLQLWQLFESEVELLILDEPSNHLDKHAKLWLIHSMRNFSGAILLISHDRELLREMEEIWELSGLGLQVFGGNFDVYAEQKRTELQAVERQLAAVDKQKKQLEEQAQRNREKAEQRAAQGNKLRKDGSQPKILLDGMKDKATARAASRNKNEQLRQAHLQEKEQSLRVRKEQIKGQKLYLAESQSRSRKVISLLEGVLPFGSAQPITAQVHADDKLHLLGKNGCGKSTLLKTLLGEFLLQSGELQINTPLYYLDQHFGAIQPEISMLENLMQHCERMKESDARTLLAGIGFRRDSVFRLGCVLSGGEKMKLAMLIVSHQPTQPLLLLDEPDNHLDLDSKIMLAQALSAYRGGFILISHDQDFAAESGVSRSIELS; encoded by the coding sequence ATGCCAGTCTTACAGGCTTATAATATCAGTCATCAATTTGGTAATGGCGAAACACTGTTTCAGCAAATCTCATGTTCTATAACCAAACGTCGTGTTGGGTTAGTCGGACGCAACGGTGTCGGAAAATCGGTGTTTGCATCGATACTCAGCGGTGAGCAAACCTCAACCAGCGGTACAGTAACCTTACCAAGGTCCTTTGCGGTGTATCGCCAGCAACCATCTCACTTGTTGGCGGGAGAGCTTTCGATTGCCCAGTTTTTAGCAAAGGACAAAGTGCTAAGCGCACTCAAGCAGATCGAAATGGGCGATTGCTCTGAGCATCTGTTTGAGGTGGTGGGCGAACAATGGGATTTGCCCATCCAACTTGCTAAGCAGTTAGAAACCATGGGTTTGCCACCACAGCCAGACTTTCCTTGCTCACAATTGAGTGGCGGACAGTTAGCGCGTTTGCAACTGTGGCAATTGTTCGAAAGCGAAGTGGAATTGCTGATCCTTGATGAACCGTCGAACCACCTCGATAAACACGCCAAGCTATGGTTGATTCATTCGATGCGCAATTTTTCAGGAGCGATTTTGCTCATCAGTCACGACCGAGAATTACTACGCGAGATGGAGGAAATCTGGGAACTATCCGGTTTAGGCTTGCAAGTGTTTGGCGGCAATTTCGACGTGTATGCCGAGCAAAAGCGAACCGAATTACAAGCGGTGGAACGCCAATTAGCTGCTGTCGATAAACAAAAAAAGCAATTAGAAGAACAAGCTCAGCGCAATCGGGAGAAAGCAGAACAAAGAGCGGCTCAAGGGAACAAATTGAGAAAGGATGGCAGCCAGCCGAAAATCTTACTGGATGGTATGAAAGACAAAGCCACAGCCCGAGCAGCCAGTCGTAATAAAAACGAGCAACTTCGCCAAGCGCATCTGCAAGAGAAAGAGCAAAGTTTGCGAGTGCGTAAAGAGCAAATCAAAGGGCAAAAACTGTATTTGGCAGAAAGTCAAAGTCGCTCACGAAAAGTCATATCGCTTTTAGAAGGCGTATTGCCATTTGGGTCGGCTCAGCCCATCACTGCGCAAGTTCATGCGGATGATAAATTGCATTTGTTGGGCAAAAACGGGTGCGGTAAATCGACCTTACTGAAAACCCTCTTGGGCGAGTTCTTATTGCAAAGTGGTGAGCTACAAATCAATACGCCGCTTTATTATCTCGACCAGCACTTTGGTGCGATACAGCCTGAAATCTCCATGTTGGAAAACCTAATGCAACATTGTGAGAGGATGAAAGAAAGCGATGCCAGAACATTACTAGCAGGCATTGGCTTTCGCCGAGACAGTGTGTTTCGTTTGGGCTGCGTATTGAGTGGCGGCGAAAAAATGAAGCTTGCTATGTTGATTGTCAGTCATCAACCAACACAGCCTTTGTTGCTCTTGGATGAGCCGGATAATCACCTCGATTTGGATTCGAAAATCATGCTTGCTCAGGCATTGAGTGCGTATCGAGGCGGCTTTATTCTTATCAGTCATGACCAAGATTTCGCTGCGGAGTCGGGTGTGTCCCGAAGCATTGAACTGAGCTAA
- a CDS encoding prolyl oligopeptidase family serine peptidase, protein MKKKTLALVTAFAMSGVLPGAYAEDSTQELVEHVQKMAVKYPTTKKVDVVDEYFGTKVSDPYRWLEDDRSKETADWVKAQNQVTFDYLAQIPYRHQIEERLTQLMDYEKLGRPFKEGKYTYFYRNDGLQNQDVLYRQLDDGKAEVFLDPNTFSEDGTTSMANVSFTKDGSLVAYSISEGGSDWRKVIVLDAETKKPVGETLVDIKFSGVNWLGNKGFYYSSYDKPEGSELSAKTDQHKLYYHELGTKQSEDKLIFGGTEAEKHRYVRGYTSDDQRYLFISASTSTSGNKLFFKDLTKPDSPLKTILDDTNSDTWVIDSKGTKLYLVTNLDAPNKRVVTVDASNPEPKNWKDLIPETDNVLSPSTAGGYLFASYIVDALSMVKQYDMDGKFIREIKLPDIGSAYGFWGKKEDAEVYYSFTNYKTPSTTYRLDIKDGDSEVYHKSNAPFDPAQFESRQVFYKSKDGTKIPMIITYKKGTPMDGTAPTILYGYGGFNISLTPYFSPSRAAWLEMGGIYAVANIRGGGEYGKEWHNAGTKLEKQNSFDDFIAGAEFLIDQDYTSSDKLAINGGSNGGLLVGTVMTQRPELFKVALPAVGVLDMLRYHTFTAGAGWAYDYGTAEQSKEMFDYLKGYSPVHNVKAGVKYPATMVTTGDHDDRVVPAHSYKFAAELQSKQAGTNPTLIRIETNAGHGAGTPTSKVIEKTADVYSFTLFNMGVEKL, encoded by the coding sequence ATGAAAAAGAAAACCTTAGCACTGGTGACCGCGTTTGCGATGTCGGGCGTATTACCGGGTGCTTACGCTGAAGACTCAACACAGGAGTTGGTTGAACACGTACAAAAAATGGCTGTGAAGTACCCAACGACAAAGAAAGTCGATGTGGTAGATGAGTATTTTGGCACCAAAGTCAGTGACCCATATCGCTGGTTAGAAGATGACCGCAGTAAAGAAACGGCTGATTGGGTGAAAGCGCAGAACCAAGTCACGTTCGATTACTTGGCGCAAATTCCTTATCGTCACCAGATTGAAGAACGCTTAACTCAGTTGATGGATTACGAGAAGTTAGGGCGTCCATTCAAAGAAGGCAAATATACCTATTTCTACAGGAACGACGGTTTGCAAAACCAAGATGTGCTTTACCGCCAACTCGATGATGGCAAGGCAGAAGTTTTCCTCGACCCAAATACCTTTAGCGAAGATGGCACGACTTCGATGGCGAATGTGAGCTTCACCAAAGATGGTTCTTTAGTCGCTTACAGCATTTCAGAGGGCGGTAGCGACTGGCGCAAAGTGATTGTGCTTGATGCCGAAACCAAAAAGCCTGTCGGTGAGACGCTAGTGGATATTAAGTTCAGTGGCGTAAACTGGTTAGGCAACAAAGGTTTCTACTACTCAAGTTACGATAAGCCAGAAGGCAGCGAGCTTTCGGCAAAAACCGACCAACACAAGCTTTATTACCACGAGCTAGGCACTAAGCAGAGTGAAGACAAGCTTATCTTCGGTGGCACAGAGGCAGAGAAGCACCGATACGTTCGTGGTTACACTTCGGACGACCAACGTTACCTATTTATTTCGGCAAGCACTTCAACGTCTGGCAATAAGCTTTTCTTCAAAGATTTGACCAAGCCAGACAGTCCGCTGAAAACCATTTTGGATGACACCAATTCTGATACTTGGGTGATTGATAGCAAAGGCACCAAGCTGTATTTGGTCACCAACTTAGATGCACCAAACAAACGAGTGGTGACGGTGGATGCAAGCAATCCTGAGCCAAAGAATTGGAAAGATTTAATTCCTGAAACTGACAATGTGCTTAGTCCATCAACTGCGGGCGGTTACCTGTTCGCAAGCTACATTGTTGATGCGCTTTCTATGGTCAAACAATACGATATGGACGGTAAGTTCATTCGTGAAATCAAGCTACCAGACATCGGCAGTGCTTACGGCTTTTGGGGTAAGAAAGAAGACGCTGAAGTCTACTACTCTTTCACCAACTACAAGACGCCAAGCACGACCTATCGCCTAGACATCAAAGATGGTGACAGCGAGGTTTACCACAAATCGAACGCACCATTCGATCCGGCACAATTTGAATCTCGTCAGGTGTTCTACAAATCGAAAGACGGGACCAAGATTCCAATGATCATCACTTACAAAAAAGGCACGCCGATGGACGGCACCGCACCAACGATTTTGTATGGTTATGGTGGTTTCAATATCAGCCTGACGCCTTACTTCAGTCCAAGTCGAGCGGCATGGTTGGAAATGGGTGGTATCTACGCTGTTGCTAACATCCGTGGTGGTGGTGAGTACGGCAAAGAGTGGCACAATGCCGGCACCAAGTTAGAGAAGCAAAACTCGTTTGATGACTTTATTGCCGGAGCTGAGTTCCTTATCGATCAAGACTACACCTCGTCAGACAAGCTCGCGATTAACGGTGGGTCTAATGGCGGCTTGCTTGTTGGTACAGTGATGACTCAGCGTCCAGAACTGTTCAAAGTGGCACTGCCGGCGGTGGGTGTATTAGACATGCTTCGTTACCACACCTTTACGGCAGGGGCGGGCTGGGCTTATGACTACGGTACGGCAGAACAAAGTAAAGAGATGTTCGATTACCTCAAAGGATACTCGCCAGTACACAACGTAAAAGCCGGCGTTAAATACCCAGCAACTATGGTAACAACGGGTGACCACGATGACCGTGTGGTGCCAGCGCACTCGTACAAATTTGCTGCTGAGCTACAGTCGAAGCAAGCGGGTACAAACCCAACTTTGATTCGAATAGAAACCAACGCAGGTCACGGTGCAGGCACACCGACCAGCAAGGTTATTGAGAAAACCGCCGATGTTTACAGCTTTACCTTGTTCAATATGGGCGTTGAAAAGCTGTAA
- a CDS encoding OmpP1/FadL family transporter: MKNLTKIVAVGSLISCAAAQAGGLYLYETSTTDIGLASAGMAARAQDASVMAANPAGLSNVAGQSFSGHLISLYGDTTLDTFGGGDAGNIIGYVPLGSAFYSQQVNDKWTLGIGMYGNYGLGLEYDKLFSRIDIPNAITQAVTVQPSASYRINDQWSVGAALGIHYGILDMDVKVDGTTLAGGIEDTDTQVNGRVGVLYELTSGTRLGLSYSNETEFEFDDKDFSTSAVAPQQFVFSAYHELNDKLAVMGNLNWQDWSAYQTLMDVETQDTYQIAFGTQYKVNSKVMWNAGFAFDSSMYTDQSNGDLTIPTGNAYRLGTGIDYKIDEASTVSVAFEATLIESSEVKGRAGNTIASFDDPALYFLSIGYSWKNQ, encoded by the coding sequence ATGAAAAATCTTACCAAAATCGTTGCTGTGGGGTCCCTCATCTCGTGTGCAGCAGCGCAAGCAGGAGGTCTGTACTTGTACGAGACTTCCACCACAGACATTGGTTTAGCGTCTGCGGGTATGGCGGCAAGAGCGCAGGATGCCTCGGTCATGGCGGCGAACCCAGCAGGTCTGTCAAACGTGGCGGGTCAGTCATTCTCAGGTCATTTGATCAGCTTATATGGCGACACAACACTGGACACATTTGGTGGTGGTGACGCAGGAAACATCATTGGCTACGTGCCGCTTGGTTCTGCGTTTTACAGCCAACAAGTGAACGACAAGTGGACGCTTGGTATTGGTATGTACGGCAACTACGGCTTGGGTCTGGAATACGACAAGCTGTTCAGCCGTATTGATATTCCTAATGCAATTACTCAGGCCGTGACGGTTCAACCCTCTGCTTCATACCGTATTAACGATCAATGGTCTGTAGGTGCTGCATTAGGCATCCATTACGGCATTTTAGATATGGATGTCAAAGTTGATGGTACGACACTCGCTGGTGGCATTGAAGATACAGACACTCAAGTGAATGGCCGCGTTGGTGTGCTGTATGAATTGACTTCAGGTACTCGCTTAGGTCTGTCTTACTCGAATGAAACTGAGTTCGAATTCGATGATAAGGACTTCTCGACCAGTGCCGTTGCGCCTCAGCAGTTTGTATTCAGTGCTTACCATGAGCTCAACGACAAACTGGCGGTGATGGGTAACCTGAACTGGCAAGATTGGAGTGCTTACCAAACGCTGATGGATGTAGAAACACAAGACACCTACCAGATTGCTTTTGGTACACAGTACAAGGTTAATAGCAAAGTGATGTGGAATGCAGGTTTCGCATTTGACTCAAGCATGTACACAGACCAATCCAACGGTGATCTGACTATCCCAACTGGCAACGCTTACCGTCTAGGTACGGGCATTGATTACAAGATTGATGAAGCAAGCACGGTTTCAGTTGCCTTTGAAGCGACCTTGATTGAATCGTCTGAAGTGAAAGGTCGAGCGGGTAACACGATTGCAAGCTTTGATGATCCAGCGTTGTACTTCTTGAGCATTGGCTACAGCTGGAAAAACCAATAA
- the speG gene encoding spermidine N1-acetyltransferase, whose amino-acid sequence MKNGLTIRALERSDLRFIHDLNNNRNIMTYWFEEPYESHDELEELYRKHIHDDAERRFVVEDEQGVLIGLVELIEINYIHRSAEFQIIIAPDHQGRGYAEEVINRALDYSFSILNLHKIYLLVALDNEKAIHLYEKCGFIEEGHLVQEFFINGSYRDVKRMYILQNQFRTKFEIDQ is encoded by the coding sequence ATGAAAAATGGACTCACAATTCGCGCTTTAGAACGTTCTGATTTGCGTTTTATTCACGATCTCAACAATAACCGTAATATCATGACGTATTGGTTTGAGGAACCGTATGAGTCGCATGATGAATTAGAAGAATTGTACAGAAAGCACATTCATGATGATGCAGAACGTCGCTTTGTAGTAGAGGATGAGCAAGGCGTACTTATTGGCCTCGTAGAGCTTATTGAAATTAACTATATTCACCGTAGCGCCGAGTTCCAAATTATTATCGCCCCTGATCATCAAGGTAGAGGTTACGCGGAAGAAGTCATTAATCGTGCACTTGATTATTCGTTTTCAATCTTAAACTTGCACAAAATTTATCTATTGGTGGCGCTCGACAACGAAAAGGCCATTCATCTCTATGAGAAATGTGGCTTTATTGAGGAAGGTCATTTAGTGCAAGAGTTCTTCATTAATGGCAGCTATAGAGATGTGAAACGTATGTACATTTTGCAAAATCAATTTCGTACAAAATTTGAAATTGACCAATAA
- a CDS encoding cytochrome-c peroxidase, with product MNKKKITLGIVGAGLVAYLGTVYMVKQDDQKVAQQQLAQFSSLDKSTLDYQAMKVLSDKGCGYCHTPNSEMPFYSEMPVAKQIMEADVRVAMRHFDMTNLFDDVKQDDLVSEVALARLEKVLYDDSMPPAIYLTMHWSASMSKEEKHTLLKWIREKRAERHAQSPVSEERKTKVLQPIYTTFDTDSDKAELGKVLYHDTRLSGDNSVSCASCHGLDTGGVDRLVTSVGIHGQVGGINAPTVFNAVYNKLQFWDGRAADLQDQAGGPPFNPIEMGSVDWDEIVDKLSQDPEMVAMFKKVYSGEINGNNITDAIAEFEKTLTTPNSRFDQYMMGDTQALDSHEKYGLMLFKKYDCQTCHAGEAMGGETFETMGMKADYFAERGTDMTDADLGRYNFTGNKEDKHKFKVPTLRNIELTPPYFHDGHADTLEKAIYDMGKYQVGVEMSDEEVDAIKAFLKTLTGDYEGRPLS from the coding sequence ATGAATAAAAAGAAAATTACGCTAGGGATCGTTGGAGCAGGCTTAGTGGCTTACTTAGGTACTGTCTACATGGTGAAGCAAGACGATCAAAAAGTGGCTCAACAACAGTTAGCGCAGTTCAGTTCTCTGGATAAATCGACGCTAGACTATCAAGCAATGAAGGTGCTCTCAGACAAAGGCTGTGGTTATTGTCATACGCCAAACAGCGAAATGCCGTTCTACTCAGAAATGCCAGTAGCAAAACAAATCATGGAAGCGGATGTTCGTGTTGCGATGCGTCATTTCGATATGACCAACCTGTTTGATGATGTCAAACAAGATGATTTGGTCTCTGAAGTCGCACTTGCTCGTCTTGAGAAGGTGCTTTACGACGACTCAATGCCGCCAGCGATTTACCTCACGATGCACTGGTCAGCAAGCATGTCGAAAGAAGAGAAGCATACATTGTTGAAATGGATTCGTGAGAAGCGTGCAGAGCGTCATGCCCAGTCTCCGGTATCTGAAGAACGTAAAACCAAAGTTCTACAACCAATTTACACCACGTTCGACACCGATTCAGACAAGGCTGAGCTGGGTAAGGTGCTTTATCACGACACGCGACTATCAGGAGACAATAGTGTCTCATGTGCGTCATGCCATGGCCTTGATACAGGCGGCGTGGACCGACTCGTAACGTCTGTTGGTATTCACGGCCAAGTTGGTGGCATTAACGCGCCAACCGTATTTAACGCTGTGTACAACAAACTGCAATTCTGGGATGGCCGTGCTGCGGATCTGCAAGACCAAGCGGGTGGTCCTCCGTTTAACCCTATTGAAATGGGTTCTGTGGATTGGGATGAAATCGTCGACAAGTTAAGCCAAGACCCAGAAATGGTTGCGATGTTCAAAAAGGTTTACTCAGGTGAGATTAATGGCAACAACATTACGGATGCGATTGCCGAATTTGAGAAAACCCTAACCACACCAAATAGCCGCTTCGACCAATACATGATGGGTGATACTCAAGCGCTGGACTCGCACGAGAAATACGGTTTAATGTTGTTCAAGAAGTACGATTGTCAAACCTGTCACGCAGGTGAAGCGATGGGTGGTGAAACGTTTGAAACCATGGGCATGAAAGCGGACTACTTTGCTGAGCGTGGTACTGATATGACGGACGCAGACCTTGGTCGTTACAACTTCACTGGTAACAAAGAAGACAAACACAAGTTTAAAGTGCCAACCTTGCGCAACATTGAACTGACACCACCATACTTCCACGATGGTCATGCTGATACGCTAGAAAAAGCCATCTACGACATGGGTAAGTACCAAGTCGGAGTGGAAATGTCGGATGAAGAAGTGGATGCCATCAAAGCGTTCTTGAAAACACTGACGGGTGATTATGAAGGCCGTCCTTTAAGTTAA
- a CDS encoding VOC family protein: protein MIDHFEIKVVDFDACVAFYSKVLTPLGIELKWLDEAAAGFGLVGEPNTRFLIEKSDQSAPCHIAFKANDKASVEAFHRTGIEAGFTCHGELGLREHYAPNYYAAFFYDPDGNNIEAVVFL from the coding sequence ATGATTGATCATTTTGAAATCAAAGTTGTGGATTTTGATGCTTGTGTCGCTTTTTACTCCAAGGTGCTTACCCCTCTGGGCATCGAACTAAAATGGTTGGACGAAGCAGCGGCAGGCTTTGGATTAGTTGGTGAACCCAATACGCGTTTTCTGATAGAAAAGAGTGACCAAAGTGCCCCTTGCCACATTGCGTTTAAAGCGAATGACAAAGCGTCCGTCGAGGCTTTTCATAGAACAGGTATCGAAGCTGGGTTTACTTGTCATGGAGAGCTAGGTTTACGTGAACACTATGCGCCAAATTACTACGCAGCGTTCTTTTATGATCCCGATGGTAACAACATCGAAGCGGTGGTTTTTTTATAG
- a CDS encoding GNAT family N-acetyltransferase, whose translation MKVVVTKAQKQHAQGITEVLNPIIEEGLYTILDTTFTPEEEEGFIESFPESGVFNVALNVKEGNEEDSAVLGFQNVEPFASYTKAFAHVGIIGTFVDAKCRRQGVASALFTATFADAKSKGYEKLFAYVREDNPNALATYLKHGFEVVGTAKKHAKVNGQYINEVMIEKFL comes from the coding sequence ATGAAAGTTGTCGTCACAAAGGCACAAAAACAGCACGCTCAAGGCATTACCGAAGTTCTCAATCCCATCATAGAAGAGGGCTTATATACAATCCTTGATACCACCTTCACCCCAGAAGAGGAAGAAGGCTTCATTGAAAGCTTTCCTGAATCGGGTGTGTTCAATGTGGCATTGAATGTAAAAGAAGGGAACGAGGAAGACAGCGCCGTGCTGGGTTTCCAAAACGTAGAGCCTTTCGCCAGTTATACCAAGGCGTTTGCTCACGTTGGTATTATTGGTACGTTCGTCGATGCCAAATGCCGCCGACAAGGTGTCGCTTCAGCGCTGTTTACCGCCACCTTTGCTGATGCTAAATCCAAAGGCTATGAAAAGCTGTTTGCCTATGTACGAGAAGACAACCCCAACGCGCTCGCAACGTATCTAAAACATGGCTTTGAAGTGGTCGGTACCGCAAAGAAGCATGCCAAAGTTAACGGCCAGTACATCAATGAAGTCATGATCGAGAAGTTTCTCTAA
- a CDS encoding NUDIX hydrolase — protein MHKSAGIIIKDGALLVLRSKGKDTFYAPGGKLDSGETSEQALCRELQEEVSIVVAEDALTLFGRFEAPAHDKDGITLVMDVFFVNDYSGEVVASNEIEECQWVDSSNVDDIAISTIFRNEVFPSLVEQGLVK, from the coding sequence ATGCACAAGTCTGCAGGTATCATCATTAAAGACGGCGCGTTGCTAGTGCTGCGCTCAAAAGGCAAAGACACCTTCTATGCGCCGGGTGGAAAACTGGATAGTGGCGAAACGTCAGAGCAAGCGTTGTGTCGTGAACTGCAAGAAGAAGTAAGCATTGTCGTGGCGGAAGATGCCTTAACGCTGTTTGGTCGCTTTGAGGCGCCTGCACACGATAAAGACGGCATTACTTTAGTCATGGACGTGTTCTTCGTTAATGATTATTCGGGCGAGGTGGTTGCCAGTAACGAAATCGAAGAGTGCCAATGGGTAGATTCTTCAAACGTGGATGACATCGCGATAAGCACGATTTTCCGCAATGAGGTTTTCCCGAGCTTGGTTGAACAAGGACTAGTGAAATAA
- a CDS encoding MerR family transcriptional regulator translates to MYRITELAEMLGLSRTTLLYYEKIELIKGQRLSNGYRAYSDADLQRLRLIQQLQSGGLTLKECKACLEAKVDRQLMLERLKQLDEEIEQKQKSRQLLAALLGEKPLTDWHESLDEVAPDAHLNWLMTQGFSEKEALHLRWLSKDMNTHDDYMADFFRVFEALEFWGPGSEQDTLKALNLLPTQPDEILEIGCGQGIATRTLAKHAHVTAVDNDEPSLQRLQSKAQALGLSDNITTVCASMTELPFTEGSNGLIWAEGSAYIMGVESAFKAWRPLLKDGGILVVSDLVWNTDTPSEDTVVFWQKEYPDMGSVERRIAQAKSAGYRVLETFPIRQQAWDNYYVPLDERVQSLKAEMPASQALKDIQVELDIVKRRGNEVAYQMYILQKY, encoded by the coding sequence ATGTATCGGATAACGGAACTGGCAGAGATGCTGGGTTTGTCTCGCACCACATTGCTCTATTACGAGAAGATTGAGCTCATCAAAGGGCAACGGTTAAGCAACGGCTACCGCGCTTATAGCGATGCAGATCTACAACGCTTGCGTTTGATCCAGCAATTGCAGAGCGGCGGACTGACGCTCAAGGAATGTAAAGCTTGCCTAGAAGCCAAAGTGGATCGCCAGTTGATGCTAGAAAGGCTCAAGCAGCTCGATGAAGAGATTGAACAAAAGCAGAAATCTCGTCAGTTACTGGCAGCATTGCTTGGTGAAAAACCGTTAACCGATTGGCATGAATCATTGGATGAAGTCGCGCCGGATGCGCACTTGAATTGGCTGATGACGCAAGGTTTTAGCGAGAAAGAAGCCCTTCACTTACGTTGGTTATCAAAAGACATGAATACTCACGACGACTACATGGCGGACTTCTTCCGCGTATTTGAAGCCTTGGAGTTTTGGGGGCCTGGTTCAGAGCAAGATACGTTGAAAGCGTTGAACCTATTACCAACTCAACCTGATGAAATATTGGAGATCGGCTGCGGGCAGGGCATTGCGACTCGTACTTTGGCAAAACATGCACACGTCACTGCGGTCGATAACGACGAGCCGTCTTTGCAGCGTTTGCAAAGCAAAGCTCAAGCTCTTGGCTTAAGTGACAATATCACCACGGTGTGCGCAAGCATGACAGAGCTGCCATTTACAGAAGGTTCAAACGGTCTGATTTGGGCAGAAGGCAGCGCGTATATCATGGGGGTAGAGAGCGCATTTAAAGCGTGGCGACCTTTGCTGAAAGACGGCGGCATTTTAGTGGTGAGTGATCTGGTTTGGAACACGGATACGCCAAGCGAAGATACGGTGGTATTTTGGCAAAAAGAATACCCAGATATGGGCAGTGTTGAGAGACGTATTGCGCAGGCGAAATCGGCAGGTTATCGAGTGCTAGAGACGTTCCCAATTCGCCAGCAGGCATGGGATAACTACTACGTTCCTTTAGATGAGCGTGTGCAAAGTTTGAAAGCTGAGATGCCAGCATCACAAGCATTAAAAGACATACAAGTTGAATTAGATATCGTTAAACGCCGTGGCAATGAAGTGGCGTATCAGATGTATATCTTACAAAAATATTGA